A window from Streptomyces subrutilus encodes these proteins:
- a CDS encoding glycoside hydrolase family 3 C-terminal domain-containing protein gives MDDGDEPGRLVDKLDLSGCVRLLTGDDTWHTAAEPAVGLSRMVFSDGPAGVRGPGWDETSTAAVLPSASALGALWDEDRAYGLGVLLGEEARRKGVDVLLAPTLNLHRSPLAGRHFECCAEDPLLAGRTGAALVRGIQSRGVAATAKHYVANDSETERLTLDARVDERVLRELYLAPFEAAVRAGVWLVMSAYNRVNGASMSESSLLYEPLKGEWGFDGVVVSDWGAGRSTVASGRAGQDLLMPGPEGPWGAALVDAVERGLVSAEAVRDKARRLLRLAARVGALAPEGREGPEGREGREGREGREGPGASADPGASADPGASEGPEPPAGLVTPATPVAPVTPVAPVTPATSVTPVTPVAPATPVALVAPVTPTTPATPDVLTAPKSPAPPVRPVVVGAEQPPIAGQPLAGPPAEARCEPRPRASGEPGPQALAEPRPEAVAGAGCGRSVHAVAPADPADREARGRAVLCEAAAASSVLLENRGVLPLDPAALATLAVIGAHAADPRVQGGGSSEVFPREVVTPLAGLRDALPPGVRVVYEPGPPPEGTGGPAPLGPRHARDPETGAPGVRLRVLDASGAVLHHAHQPSGRVLEPELPPGAHSVELAAVLHPDVTGPWTLGLGGFGALRLTVDGAAVLAGEYPPRTDDPAVVHVRPPQHTARVHLTAGRPARVVARRRLAPGTGRATVLTAAPPGPDPAEALAAAVAAARGADAAVVVVGTTEGAESEGHDRRTLRLPSPQDRLVREVVRANPRTVVVVNAGGPVELPWRTRPGAVLLTWFPGQEAGAALADVLLGRTEPGGRLPTTWPAVLADAPVRTTRPTAGVLPYEEGLHIGHRAWLRAGRAPAYWFGHGLGYTTWAYERLGPPEPAPGGYEIPVELRNTGARAGREVVQVYLARPDSAVDRPVRWLAGWAAVRVGAGERVTAYVRIDARALRHWCPAEGGWTAEPGRFTLLAGRSAGDLPLRGVLEA, from the coding sequence ATGGACGACGGTGACGAGCCGGGCCGGCTCGTGGACAAGCTGGACCTGAGCGGGTGCGTGCGGCTGCTGACCGGTGACGACACCTGGCACACGGCCGCCGAACCGGCCGTCGGGCTAAGCCGGATGGTGTTCTCCGACGGACCGGCCGGCGTCCGCGGGCCCGGCTGGGACGAGACGTCCACGGCGGCGGTCCTGCCGTCCGCCAGCGCACTGGGCGCGCTCTGGGACGAGGACCGGGCGTACGGCCTCGGTGTCCTGCTCGGCGAGGAGGCGCGCCGCAAGGGCGTCGACGTGCTGCTCGCCCCCACGCTGAACCTCCACCGCAGCCCGCTCGCCGGCCGCCACTTCGAGTGCTGTGCGGAGGACCCGCTGCTCGCCGGGCGCACCGGTGCGGCGCTCGTCCGCGGGATCCAGTCCCGCGGGGTGGCCGCGACCGCCAAGCACTACGTCGCCAACGACTCCGAGACCGAGCGGCTGACGCTGGACGCGCGCGTGGACGAACGCGTGCTGCGAGAGCTGTACCTCGCACCCTTCGAGGCCGCCGTCCGGGCCGGGGTCTGGCTGGTGATGTCGGCCTACAACCGGGTCAACGGGGCCAGCATGAGCGAGAGTTCCCTGCTGTACGAGCCGTTGAAGGGGGAGTGGGGCTTCGACGGGGTCGTGGTCTCCGACTGGGGCGCGGGCCGCTCCACGGTCGCCTCGGGCCGCGCGGGGCAGGACCTGCTGATGCCGGGTCCCGAAGGGCCGTGGGGCGCGGCGCTCGTGGACGCCGTGGAACGCGGACTGGTGTCCGCCGAGGCGGTACGGGACAAGGCGCGCCGCCTGCTGCGCCTCGCCGCCCGCGTGGGCGCGCTGGCCCCGGAGGGCCGGGAGGGCCCGGAAGGCCGGGAGGGCCGGGAGGGCCGGGAAGGCCGGGAAGGCCCGGGGGCCTCGGCGGACCCGGGAGCCTCGGCGGACCCGGGGGCCTCGGAGGGCCCGGAACCCCCGGCCGGGCTCGTGACGCCGGCGACCCCGGTGGCCCCCGTGACCCCGGTGGCCCCCGTGACCCCGGCGACCTCCGTGACCCCGGTGACCCCAGTGGCCCCGGCGACCCCCGTGGCCCTAGTGGCCCCGGTGACCCCGACGACCCCGGCGACCCCGGACGTCCTGACGGCACCGAAATCCCCGGCCCCGCCTGTGCGTCCGGTGGTGGTGGGCGCGGAGCAGCCCCCGATCGCGGGGCAGCCCTTGGCCGGGCCTCCGGCCGAGGCCCGGTGCGAGCCCCGGCCCCGGGCCTCGGGAGAGCCCGGGCCCCAGGCGTTGGCGGAGCCCCGGCCGGAGGCCGTGGCCGGAGCCGGGTGCGGGCGGTCGGTGCACGCCGTCGCACCCGCGGATCCGGCCGACCGGGAGGCGAGGGGGCGGGCGGTGTTGTGCGAGGCCGCCGCCGCGAGTTCCGTGCTGCTGGAGAACCGGGGCGTGCTGCCCCTCGACCCCGCCGCGCTCGCCACCCTCGCCGTCATCGGGGCGCACGCCGCCGATCCGCGCGTCCAGGGCGGCGGCAGCTCCGAGGTGTTCCCGCGCGAGGTGGTCACCCCGCTCGCCGGGCTGCGCGACGCCCTGCCGCCGGGCGTGCGCGTCGTGTACGAGCCCGGGCCGCCCCCGGAGGGGACCGGAGGCCCGGCGCCGCTCGGGCCCCGGCACGCCCGCGACCCCGAAACCGGTGCGCCCGGCGTACGGCTGCGCGTGCTCGACGCCTCCGGAGCCGTCCTGCACCACGCGCACCAGCCCTCCGGCCGGGTCCTGGAGCCCGAACTGCCCCCGGGCGCCCACTCCGTCGAGCTGGCCGCCGTGCTCCACCCCGACGTCACCGGGCCCTGGACCCTGGGGCTGGGCGGCTTCGGCGCGCTCCGCCTCACGGTGGACGGGGCGGCCGTGCTGGCGGGGGAGTACCCGCCCCGCACCGACGACCCGGCCGTCGTGCACGTGCGCCCGCCCCAGCACACCGCCCGCGTCCACCTCACCGCCGGCCGTCCCGCCCGGGTCGTGGCCCGCCGCCGGCTGGCGCCCGGCACCGGCCGGGCCACCGTCCTGACCGCCGCCCCGCCCGGCCCCGACCCGGCCGAGGCCCTCGCCGCGGCCGTGGCTGCGGCCCGTGGCGCCGACGCGGCCGTCGTGGTCGTGGGCACCACCGAGGGCGCCGAGTCCGAGGGCCACGACCGGCGGACCCTGCGCCTGCCGTCCCCGCAGGACCGGCTGGTGCGGGAGGTGGTGCGGGCGAACCCCCGTACCGTCGTCGTCGTCAACGCCGGCGGCCCCGTCGAACTGCCCTGGCGCACCCGCCCGGGAGCCGTCCTGCTCACCTGGTTCCCCGGTCAGGAGGCGGGCGCCGCCCTCGCCGACGTCCTCCTCGGGCGCACCGAACCCGGCGGCCGGCTCCCGACCACCTGGCCCGCCGTCCTCGCCGACGCACCCGTGCGCACCACCCGCCCCACGGCCGGGGTCCTGCCGTACGAGGAGGGGCTGCACATCGGCCACCGCGCGTGGCTGCGGGCCGGCCGGGCCCCCGCGTACTGGTTCGGCCACGGGCTGGGCTACACCACCTGGGCCTACGAACGCCTCGGCCCGCCCGAACCGGCCCCCGGCGGCTACGAGATCCCCGTCGAGCTCCGCAACACCGGCGCCCGCGCGGGCCGCGAAGTGGTCCAGGTGTACCTGGCGCGGCCGGACTCGGCGGTGGACCGGCCGGTGCGCTGGCTCGCCGGATGGGCCGCGGTACGGGTCGGCGCGGGGGAGCGGGTCACGGCGTACGTACGGATCGACGCGCGGGCCCTGCGGCACTGGTGCCCGGCGGAGGGCGGCTGGACCGCGGAGCCGGGCCGGTTCACGCTGCTGGCGGGCCGCAGCGCCGGGGACCTCCCGCTGCGGGGGGTCCTGGAGGCCTGA
- a CDS encoding LacI family DNA-binding transcriptional regulator translates to MDIGGRTGTDARAGTGAGAAAGAGAATLEDVARAAGVSRATVSRVVNGVRNVDPAIQQAVRRAIAATGYRPNRAARSLVTRRSGAVALVVCGAGAESGRGHDEFAAGVLQDPFFGRVVGGVVRALRPRGVHPVLMFADSAEDRAEVLAYVAQGGADGALLATTHPRDPLPGMLAGAALPAALFARPAAGVPIDHVDLRHREGGALAARHLLARGCGRLAAIGGPADVPASRERLAGFREAAGGRVRVAEGGFTLDGGERAMRRLLAERPEVDGVFAANDLMAQGACLVLREHGRRVPEDVAVVGFDDSGAAAACRPRLTTVRQPVEEMAAEMVRLLLDRVAGAAAPEPVSVLFAPELVVRDSA, encoded by the coding sequence ATGGACATCGGGGGGCGTACGGGAACGGATGCGCGGGCGGGTACGGGGGCCGGTGCGGCCGCGGGTGCGGGCGCCGCGACCCTGGAGGACGTGGCCCGCGCGGCCGGGGTGTCCCGGGCCACCGTCTCGCGGGTGGTCAACGGGGTCCGCAACGTGGACCCGGCCATCCAGCAGGCGGTCCGGCGGGCCATCGCCGCGACCGGGTACCGGCCGAACCGGGCGGCCCGCTCGCTGGTCACCCGCCGCTCGGGGGCCGTCGCCCTCGTGGTGTGCGGTGCGGGCGCCGAATCCGGCCGCGGACACGACGAGTTCGCCGCGGGGGTCCTCCAGGACCCGTTCTTCGGGCGGGTGGTGGGCGGCGTGGTGCGGGCGCTGCGGCCGCGCGGGGTGCACCCGGTGCTCATGTTCGCCGACAGTGCCGAGGACCGTGCCGAGGTGCTCGCGTACGTGGCGCAGGGCGGCGCCGACGGAGCGCTGCTGGCCACCACGCACCCCCGGGACCCGCTGCCGGGGATGCTGGCCGGGGCCGCGCTGCCGGCCGCGCTGTTCGCCCGCCCGGCGGCGGGGGTCCCGATCGACCACGTGGACCTGCGGCACCGGGAGGGCGGGGCGCTGGCGGCCCGGCACCTGCTGGCGCGCGGGTGCGGCCGGCTCGCGGCCATCGGCGGCCCGGCGGACGTGCCCGCGAGCCGCGAGCGGCTGGCGGGGTTCCGCGAGGCGGCGGGAGGGCGGGTGCGCGTGGCCGAGGGCGGCTTCACGCTCGACGGCGGCGAGCGGGCGATGCGGCGGCTGCTCGCCGAACGGCCTGAGGTGGACGGGGTGTTCGCCGCCAACGACCTGATGGCGCAGGGGGCCTGCCTGGTGCTGCGCGAGCACGGCCGCCGCGTTCCGGAGGACGTGGCGGTCGTCGGCTTCGACGACTCGGGCGCGGCCGCGGCGTGCCGGCCGAGGCTGACGACGGTGCGCCAGCCGGTGGAGGAGATGGCCGCCGAGATGGTCCGCCTGCTCCTGGACCGCGTCGCGGGCGCGGCCGCCCCGGAACCGGTCTCGGTCCTGTTCGCCCCCGAGCTGGTGGTCCGCGACTCCGCCTGA
- a CDS encoding ROK family transcriptional regulator: protein MTTGRSGRTVRDLRRGNRSAVLQRLYFGGPMSRQELGPATGLSSGSVSNVVGELVADGLLEEAGVVDSDGGRPRTLLRVTPHSAHMIGVDVGETRVRVELFDLALTELARTELPLLPRGCYDVGPIVDHIRTGIATVLAEAGVGTDRLLGVGIGVPGIVDRAAPGGTVVHGQTIGWNAVPLEALLRATGALPDEVPYIIDNGARTLGQAEMWFGAGRGAREAVVVLFGSGVGASLITDGSPEGGTTEGTPLEWGHLTVSVRGRRCRCGAMGCLEAYTGAESLLARWAELGGGPAQSADEEEALSALLAAAGTADPVALAVLEETAEFLGAGLSDLINLFRPERILIGGWAGLMLAPHILASVREHATRYSLRHPAGRVSIGMGSLGPDAVTVGAATLPLSAFFTTGGRRAAPEPRAEPPGWRTALEVRGEAAAARRA, encoded by the coding sequence ATGACCACGGGGCGTAGCGGACGAACGGTGCGGGACCTGCGGCGCGGAAACCGGAGCGCCGTGCTCCAACGGCTCTACTTCGGCGGGCCGATGAGCCGGCAGGAACTCGGGCCGGCCACGGGTCTGAGCTCCGGGTCCGTCAGCAACGTCGTGGGCGAACTCGTCGCCGACGGACTGCTGGAGGAGGCCGGCGTGGTCGACTCGGACGGCGGCCGGCCCCGCACCCTGCTGCGGGTGACGCCGCACAGTGCGCACATGATCGGCGTGGACGTCGGCGAGACCCGGGTGCGCGTCGAGCTGTTCGACCTGGCGCTGACCGAACTGGCGCGCACCGAACTGCCGTTGCTTCCCCGCGGCTGCTACGACGTCGGCCCGATCGTCGACCACATCAGGACGGGCATCGCCACCGTGCTCGCCGAAGCGGGCGTCGGCACCGACCGGCTGCTCGGCGTCGGCATCGGCGTCCCGGGCATCGTGGACCGCGCGGCGCCGGGCGGCACCGTGGTGCACGGCCAGACCATCGGCTGGAACGCGGTGCCGCTGGAGGCGCTGCTGCGCGCCACCGGGGCGCTGCCCGACGAGGTCCCGTACATCATCGACAACGGCGCCCGGACGCTCGGCCAGGCCGAGATGTGGTTCGGGGCCGGCCGCGGTGCGCGCGAGGCGGTGGTGGTGCTCTTCGGCTCGGGCGTCGGCGCGAGCCTGATCACGGACGGCTCGCCGGAGGGCGGCACCACGGAGGGGACCCCGCTGGAGTGGGGCCACCTGACGGTGTCCGTACGGGGGCGGCGCTGCCGGTGCGGGGCGATGGGCTGCCTGGAGGCGTACACGGGCGCGGAGTCCCTCCTCGCCCGTTGGGCCGAACTGGGCGGCGGACCGGCGCAGTCGGCCGACGAGGAGGAGGCCCTCTCGGCCCTGCTCGCGGCGGCCGGGACGGCCGACCCGGTGGCGCTGGCGGTGCTGGAGGAGACGGCGGAGTTCCTCGGCGCGGGCCTGTCCGACCTGATCAACCTGTTCCGGCCGGAGCGCATCCTGATCGGCGGCTGGGCGGGGCTGATGCTGGCCCCGCACATCCTGGCCTCGGTCCGGGAGCACGCGACCCGCTACTCCCTGCGCCACCCGGCCGGGCGGGTCTCCATCGGCATGGGCTCCCTGGGCCCGGACGCCGTCACGGTCGGCGCGGCCACCCTGCCCCTGTCGGCCTTCTTCACGACGGGCGGCCGCCGCGCCGCCCCCGAACCGCGGGCGGAACCCCCGGGCTGGCGCACGGCCCTGGAGGTCCGCGGCGAAGCGGCGGCGGCCCGCCGGGCGTAG
- a CDS encoding ABC transporter substrate-binding protein, which produces MRRTRAAAAAAVAVSLLSAATACGGGSTGAEGGSNTAPKELTYWASNQGPDITADQATLGPELKKFEEQTGIKVKLEVVPWSDLLNRILAATASGQGPDVLNIGNTWSSSLQATGALLPWTAKNFDAIGGRDRFVESAIGSAGAAGQDPAAVPLYSMSYALYYNKKVFQEAGIEKPPATWDEMVTIGRKLSKDGRWALGAEGSNLSNNIHQAFVLSKQHGAEFFDAAGKPTFDTAANVDAVKQYVDLMAKDKIIAPGNAEYDKNQSLQDFSNGKTAMVLWQNAASTFKAHGMKEGDWGVAPVPVPAGGAPGSGKNTNSMVAGINLAVFKNTDNTDGALKFVKFMTSDEEQKILNRTYGSIPPVKAAQTDPAFATDDLTVLRNTLSTSAAPLPQVPEESQFETAVGTAVKELFADAAAGRPVTAESVKAKLTKAQQQMSS; this is translated from the coding sequence ATGCGCAGAACCAGAGCCGCTGCCGCCGCCGCTGTCGCTGTCTCCCTCCTCTCCGCCGCCACCGCCTGCGGCGGTGGGTCCACGGGCGCCGAGGGCGGTTCCAACACCGCCCCCAAGGAGCTCACCTACTGGGCTTCCAACCAGGGGCCCGACATCACGGCGGACCAGGCGACGCTCGGTCCGGAGCTGAAGAAGTTCGAGGAGCAGACCGGCATCAAGGTCAAACTGGAGGTCGTCCCCTGGTCGGACCTGCTCAACCGGATCCTCGCGGCCACCGCCTCCGGCCAGGGCCCCGACGTCCTCAACATCGGCAACACCTGGTCCTCCTCGCTCCAGGCCACCGGCGCGCTGCTCCCGTGGACCGCGAAGAACTTCGACGCCATCGGCGGCAGGGACCGGTTCGTGGAGTCCGCCATCGGCTCGGCCGGAGCCGCCGGCCAGGACCCGGCCGCGGTGCCGCTCTACTCGATGTCGTACGCGCTCTACTACAACAAGAAGGTGTTCCAGGAGGCGGGCATCGAGAAGCCGCCGGCCACCTGGGACGAGATGGTCACCATCGGCCGGAAGCTGTCCAAGGACGGCAGGTGGGCCCTGGGCGCGGAGGGCTCGAACCTCTCCAACAACATCCACCAGGCCTTCGTGCTCTCGAAGCAGCACGGGGCCGAGTTCTTCGACGCCGCCGGCAAGCCCACCTTCGACACCGCGGCCAACGTCGACGCCGTCAAGCAGTACGTGGACCTGATGGCCAAGGACAAGATCATCGCGCCCGGCAACGCCGAGTACGACAAGAACCAGTCCCTCCAGGACTTCTCCAACGGCAAGACCGCCATGGTCCTGTGGCAGAACGCCGCCAGCACCTTCAAGGCGCACGGCATGAAGGAGGGCGACTGGGGCGTGGCCCCCGTCCCGGTCCCGGCCGGCGGCGCTCCCGGCAGCGGGAAGAACACCAACTCCATGGTCGCCGGAATCAACCTGGCCGTCTTCAAGAACACCGACAACACCGACGGCGCGCTGAAGTTCGTGAAGTTCATGACCAGCGACGAGGAGCAGAAGATCCTCAACAGGACCTACGGCTCCATCCCCCCGGTCAAGGCCGCCCAGACCGACCCCGCCTTCGCCACCGACGACCTCACGGTGCTCCGCAACACCCTCTCCACCAGCGCCGCCCCGCTCCCGCAGGTCCCCGAGGAGTCGCAGTTCGAGACGGCCGTCGGCACCGCCGTCAAGGAGCTCTTCGCCGACGCCGCGGCGGGCCGCCCGGTGACCGCCGAATCGGTGAAGGCGAAGCTCACCAAGGCCCAGCAGCAGATGTCGAGCTGA
- a CDS encoding carbohydrate ABC transporter permease produces MTSAPTTLPPDAKAGGRAGRAPAGGPRPGRVRRPGRLRRTALPYLLLLPALLLELLIHLVPMVMGIVMSFRQLTQFFIRDWSRAPWTGFDNYRLAVDVNRPVGEALLGSFLTTCLFTLLSVGLCWLLGTAAAVFMQETFRGRGFLRALFLVPYALPVYAAVITWAFMFQRDNGMVNHLLHDQLGLGGAEHTFWLLGDNSFWALLTVSVWKGWPFAFLIVMAALQNVPRDLYEAAALDGAGIWQQIRRITLPSVGAVNQVLILVLFLWTFNDFNTPFVLFGKSAPEAADLISIHIYQSSFVTWNFGTGSAMSVLLLLFLLLVTAGYLFFTTRGRKDADAR; encoded by the coding sequence ATGACCTCAGCACCCACCACGCTCCCACCCGACGCGAAGGCGGGGGGCCGCGCCGGCCGCGCCCCCGCCGGCGGGCCCCGCCCCGGTCGCGTCCGCCGCCCCGGACGCCTGCGCCGTACCGCCCTGCCCTACCTCCTCCTGCTGCCCGCCCTCCTCCTCGAACTGCTCATCCACCTGGTCCCGATGGTGATGGGCATCGTGATGAGCTTCCGCCAGCTCACCCAGTTCTTCATCCGGGACTGGTCCCGGGCGCCCTGGACGGGCTTCGACAACTACCGCCTCGCCGTCGACGTCAACCGGCCGGTCGGCGAGGCCCTCCTCGGCTCCTTCCTCACCACCTGCCTGTTCACCCTGCTCTCGGTCGGCCTGTGCTGGCTGCTGGGCACCGCCGCCGCCGTGTTCATGCAGGAGACCTTCCGCGGCCGGGGCTTCCTGCGGGCGCTGTTCCTCGTCCCGTACGCCCTGCCCGTCTACGCGGCCGTCATCACCTGGGCGTTCATGTTCCAGCGCGACAACGGCATGGTGAACCACCTCCTCCACGACCAACTGGGCCTGGGCGGGGCCGAGCACACCTTCTGGCTGCTCGGCGACAACAGCTTCTGGGCGCTGCTGACGGTCTCCGTCTGGAAGGGCTGGCCGTTCGCGTTCCTCATCGTGATGGCCGCCCTGCAGAACGTCCCCAGGGACCTCTACGAGGCCGCCGCGCTGGACGGCGCCGGCATCTGGCAGCAGATCCGGCGGATCACGCTGCCCTCGGTCGGCGCGGTCAACCAGGTGCTGATCCTGGTGCTGTTCCTGTGGACGTTCAACGACTTCAACACGCCGTTCGTCCTCTTCGGGAAATCGGCCCCCGAGGCCGCCGACCTCATCTCCATCCACATCTACCAGTCGAGCTTCGTCACCTGGAACTTCGGCACCGGCTCCGCCATGTCCGTCCTGCTGCTGCTGTTCCTGCTGCTGGTCACCGCCGGATACCTGTTCTTCACCACCCGCGGCCGGAAGGACGCCGATGCCCGCTAG
- a CDS encoding carbohydrate ABC transporter permease gives MPARARSPLDPPLSFRVIRTIFLTLLSGFVLLPVYVMVTSSLKPLKDVAGQFRWIPSGLTIRPYIDIWHTVPLAKYFVNSLIVAGTATVCSVVIAIFAAYAVSRYRFRGKRLFTVTVLSTQMFPGILFLLPLFLIFVNIGNSTGVALYGSRGGLILTYLTFSLPFSIWMLIGYFDSVPRDLDEAATVDGCGPLGALFRVVIPAAVPGIVAVAVYAFMTAWGEVLFASVMTNDATRTLAVGLQGYSTQNDVYWNQIMAASLVVSIPVVAGFLLLQKYLVAGLTAGAVK, from the coding sequence ATGCCCGCTAGAGCCCGCAGCCCGCTCGACCCGCCGCTGTCCTTCCGGGTGATCCGGACGATCTTCCTGACCCTGCTCTCCGGCTTCGTCCTGCTGCCCGTCTACGTGATGGTCACCAGCTCGCTCAAGCCCCTCAAGGACGTGGCCGGCCAGTTCCGCTGGATCCCCAGCGGCCTCACCATCCGCCCCTACATCGACATCTGGCACACCGTCCCGCTCGCCAAGTACTTCGTGAACTCCCTGATCGTGGCCGGCACCGCCACCGTCTGCTCGGTGGTGATCGCGATCTTCGCGGCCTACGCGGTCAGCCGCTACCGCTTCCGCGGCAAGCGGCTGTTCACCGTCACCGTGCTGTCCACCCAGATGTTCCCCGGCATCCTCTTCCTCCTCCCGCTGTTCCTGATCTTCGTGAACATCGGCAACAGCACCGGCGTCGCCCTCTACGGGTCCCGGGGCGGTCTGATCCTCACCTACCTGACCTTCTCCCTCCCCTTCTCCATCTGGATGCTCATCGGGTACTTCGACTCCGTCCCGCGCGACCTCGACGAAGCGGCCACCGTCGACGGCTGCGGCCCCCTCGGCGCGCTCTTCCGCGTCGTCATCCCCGCCGCGGTGCCCGGCATCGTCGCCGTCGCCGTGTACGCCTTCATGACCGCCTGGGGCGAGGTGCTCTTCGCCTCCGTCATGACCAACGACGCCACCCGCACCCTCGCGGTCGGACTGCAGGGCTACTCCACGCAGAACGACGTCTACTGGAACCAGATCATGGCCGCCTCGCTCGTCGTCAGCATCCCCGTCGTCGCCGGATTCCTGCTGCTGCAGAAGTACCTGGTGGCCGGACTCACGGCAGGAGCCGTCAAATGA
- a CDS encoding GH1 family beta-glucosidase translates to MTDAHPVDLGALPRDFAWGTATSAYQIEGAVDEDGRAPSIWDTFSRVPGAVDGGDTGDTACDHYHRWREDIALMRQLGTNAYRLSIAWPRVLPGGDGPVNAKGLDFYDQLVDGLLAAGIEPSVTLYHWDLPQALQDRGGWPERATAEHLAAYAGLVAERLGDRVTQWATLNEPLCSAWIGHLEGRMAPGQADLTAAVRASYHLLLGHGLTAQAVRAAAPGARIGIVNNLSTVEAATDSDADRAAARRMDGHVNRWWLDPVHGRGFPADMREVYGVDLPERPGDLATIAAPLDWFGLNYYFPQVVAADPDGPAPYARQIERPGVPRTGMDWEVDAHGLETLIMRLHEEYASPQIRITENGSSYPDTVAPDGTVHDPERAAYLTAHLAACARAARRGAPVAGYYAWSLLDNFEWAYGYDKRFGLVHVDYATQRRTVKTSGRHYAGIIAAHRAG, encoded by the coding sequence ATGACCGACGCGCACCCCGTCGACCTCGGCGCGCTGCCCCGCGACTTCGCCTGGGGCACCGCCACCTCCGCCTACCAGATCGAGGGCGCCGTCGACGAGGACGGCCGGGCCCCCTCCATCTGGGACACCTTCTCCCGCGTCCCCGGCGCCGTCGACGGCGGCGACACCGGCGACACCGCCTGCGACCACTACCACCGGTGGCGCGAGGACATCGCCCTGATGCGCCAGCTCGGCACCAACGCCTACCGCCTCTCCATCGCCTGGCCGCGGGTGCTGCCCGGCGGCGACGGACCGGTCAACGCCAAGGGCCTCGACTTCTACGACCAGCTCGTCGACGGCCTGCTCGCCGCCGGCATCGAGCCCTCCGTCACCCTCTACCACTGGGACCTGCCCCAGGCCCTCCAGGACCGCGGGGGCTGGCCCGAGCGCGCCACCGCCGAACACCTCGCCGCGTACGCCGGCCTGGTGGCCGAGCGGCTCGGCGACCGCGTCACCCAGTGGGCCACCCTCAACGAACCCCTCTGCTCGGCGTGGATCGGCCACCTGGAGGGCCGGATGGCCCCCGGCCAGGCCGACCTCACCGCGGCCGTCCGCGCCTCCTACCACCTGCTGCTCGGCCACGGACTGACCGCCCAGGCCGTCCGGGCCGCCGCCCCCGGCGCGCGGATCGGCATCGTCAACAACCTCTCCACCGTCGAAGCGGCCACGGACAGCGACGCCGACCGCGCCGCCGCCCGGCGGATGGACGGCCACGTCAACCGCTGGTGGCTCGACCCCGTCCACGGCCGCGGCTTCCCCGCCGACATGCGCGAGGTCTACGGAGTCGACCTGCCCGAACGCCCGGGCGACCTCGCCACCATCGCCGCCCCGCTCGACTGGTTCGGCCTGAACTACTACTTCCCGCAGGTCGTCGCCGCCGACCCGGACGGCCCCGCGCCCTACGCCCGCCAGATCGAGCGCCCCGGCGTCCCGCGCACCGGCATGGACTGGGAGGTCGACGCCCACGGCCTGGAGACCCTGATCATGCGGCTGCACGAGGAGTACGCCTCCCCGCAGATCCGGATCACCGAGAACGGCTCCTCCTACCCCGACACCGTCGCCCCCGACGGCACCGTCCACGACCCCGAGCGCGCCGCGTACCTGACGGCCCACCTCGCCGCCTGCGCCCGCGCCGCCCGCCGGGGCGCGCCGGTGGCCGGCTACTACGCCTGGTCCCTGCTCGACAACTTCGAGTGGGCCTACGGCTACGACAAGCGCTTCGGCCTCGTCCACGTCGACTACGCGACCCAGCGCCGCACCGTCAAGACCAGCGGCCGCCACTACGCCGGCATCATCGCCGCCCACCGCGCCGGCTGA
- a CDS encoding NADP-dependent oxidoreductase: MRAIAYETYGGTEVLSETRLPVPKVGPGEVLVRVKCAAVNPVDWKIMAGGLDAMMDVVHPVVPGWDVSGTVERVGIDTPEYAEGDEVMAYARKDYVHGGTFAEFVTVPVRALAHKPASLGWAQAAGLPLAGLTAYQVLTRLGTGEGDTVLVHGAAGGVGSLGVQIARALGARVIGTASPRNHERVRALGGEPVAYGDGLAGRVRELAPDGVTVVADFVGGVLDVTREVLHDDGRHASIADPTVTGSGGEWMWVRPNGGDLAELGRLADAGRLTVTVAETFPLADAAAAFALSQEGHTAGKIVIEV; this comes from the coding sequence ATGCGGGCGATTGCCTACGAGACGTACGGCGGGACGGAGGTGCTCTCCGAGACCCGGCTGCCGGTTCCCAAGGTCGGACCGGGCGAGGTGCTCGTGCGCGTGAAGTGCGCCGCGGTCAACCCCGTCGACTGGAAGATCATGGCGGGTGGGCTCGACGCCATGATGGACGTCGTGCACCCGGTCGTCCCCGGCTGGGACGTGTCCGGGACCGTCGAGCGCGTCGGCATCGACACCCCCGAATACGCCGAGGGCGACGAGGTGATGGCCTACGCCCGCAAGGACTACGTGCACGGCGGGACCTTCGCCGAGTTCGTGACCGTCCCCGTGCGCGCCCTGGCGCACAAGCCCGCCTCGCTCGGCTGGGCGCAGGCCGCCGGACTGCCCCTGGCCGGCCTCACCGCCTACCAGGTGCTCACCCGCCTGGGCACCGGCGAGGGCGACACCGTCCTGGTCCACGGCGCCGCGGGCGGCGTCGGCTCCCTGGGCGTCCAGATCGCCCGCGCCCTCGGCGCCCGCGTCATCGGCACCGCCTCCCCGCGCAACCACGAGCGGGTGCGCGCGCTGGGCGGCGAGCCCGTGGCCTACGGCGACGGACTCGCGGGCCGGGTCCGCGAGCTGGCCCCCGACGGCGTCACCGTCGTCGCGGACTTCGTCGGCGGGGTCCTCGACGTCACCCGCGAGGTCCTGCACGACGACGGCCGCCACGCCTCGATCGCCGACCCGACGGTGACCGGGTCCGGCGGCGAGTGGATGTGGGTGCGGCCGAACGGCGGCGACCTGGCCGAACTGGGCCGGCTCGCCGACGCGGGCCGGCTGACGGTGACCGTCGCCGAGACCTTCCCCCTGGCCGACGCGGCCGCGGCCTTCGCCCTCAGCCAGGAGGGCCACACTGCCGGCAAGATCGTCATCGAGGTCTGA